Part of the Streptomyces sp. WMMC500 genome is shown below.
TGAGCAATCTGGGCGATGACAGGGTCTGTTGTGTGGGGTCAGTGTGGTGGTGAAGCGTGTTTTGGGTGCGTGGAGGGGGTCTTCACGCGAATCGCTGGTGCGGTCGTATCGGAACTGGGCATCGGAACGGGAAGGTCCTCTATGTCGTCCACTGTTGTCGGGTTTTCTGGCGATTTCGACGTTATCGTCATCGGCGGCGGGCCCGCCGGTGCGACCACATCCGCACTCCTGGCCAAGCGCGGACGCCGGGTCCTGGTCCTGGACCGCGAGCGGTTCCCCCGCTACCACGTCGGGGAATCCCTCATCCCCGGCGTGATGGTCCCCATGGAAGAACTCGGCCTCAAAGAACGCATGGAAGCCAAAGGCTTCGAGCGCAAGTACGGCGGCACCCTGGTCTGGGGCAACAACGAAGTCCCCTGGAACTTCTCCTTCACCACCGGCGGCCGCATCCCCTACGCCTTCCACACCCGCCGCGCCGACCTCGACGCGCTGCTGCTGGACCGGGCCCGGGAGCTGGGCGCCTTCGTCGTCGAAGACGCCACCGTCAAGGACACCCTCGAAGAAGACGGCCGCGTCGTCGGCGTCCGCTACGCCCTGCGCGGCCTGAGCGGCACCCAGGAAGCCCGCGCCTCCCTGGTCATCGACGCCTCCGGCCAGGCCCGCGTCATCGGCCGCAAGTACACCGAGGTCAACTGGAACGAACAACTGCGCAACGTCGCGGTATGGACCTACTTCGACAACTGCCACCGCCTGCCGGGCGACGAGTGGAGCAACATCCTCATCGAAGGCACCCGCGACGGCTGGTTCTGGGGCATCCCCATCGACAAGGGCGTCTTCAGCGTCGGCTACGTCACCCGCTCCGCCCTGGCCAACGAGTCCGACAAGTCACTGGAAGACCTCTTCGAGTCCGAGATCGCCAGCACCACCAAGCTGAAGGAACTCCTCAAGGACTCCACCCAGGCCGCCGGCTACCGCACCGCACGCGACTGGTCCTACACCAACGAACGCTTCCACGGCCAGGGCTGGGCCCTGGTCGGGGACGCCGCCGCGTTCGTCGACCCGCTGTTCTCCACCGGCGTCGCGCTGGCCACCCTGGCCGGCAGCACCCTGTCCAAGGTCGTCGACCAGATCCTGGAACACCCCCACATCGAGGAGAAGGCCCTCGACCGCTACTCCACCGCCTACCAGGAGTTCTTCCACGACATCCGCAAGTTCGTCGAAGGCTTCTACGACCGCTCCAAGACCAAGGGCTTCTACTTCAACATGGCCCAGGAGATGGTCGACCCCGAACGCGAAAACGAAGCCGAAGTCGACTTCGTCAAACTCATCTCCGGCCTCAGCGGCCGCCAAGGCGGCCTCTTCGAACTCAACGTCGACGACCTCATCGAAGACACCACCCCCACCCCCACCAGCACCTGACACCACACCCCGCACGAAGCTCCCGGCGGCGGAGGATCCAGTTGATCCTCCGCCGCCGGGAGCTTCTGCCGTTCATGCCCTGCAGTGCGCCGGCGCGGGGGCGCCCGACCTACCACAAGTCACCGCAGGGCCCCTATTCCCGACGCCGTACCTGCCCTGACATTTGCTTGCCGGTTACGATGAGCGGAGTAGGCGGGTAAGGTCCCACTCTATTCATCGCCCCGTGAATTTTTCGGCGCCGCACGCCCGAAATGTCAAGAATCCCTTCCATAGTTTCTTTCGAGTGGCTCTTGAGTGGCGAGTGTTAGGGTCCGCTCCAGGATTTCGCAAAAACGTTCGGCGTCGAGTGCGGGGGAGTGTCCGGTGGCCGAAGGTGCGGGGGCGGAAGGGCTTTGCTCGCCTATCGGGAAATCTGCTCGACTGGTCGATGCGCCCTTCTCGCGTGACAAGGTCTGGTCGATCCTCTCCGCATTCGAGCGCGGATTCTCAGACGCCCGCGGCGTCATTTCCCTCAACGTGGTCATAGCGGAGGAAGGCGTAGCCTCGTGACGACGTCCGCCCGTGTCCAGCAGATTCCGTTCGATTTCGGCAAGGGTAACTTCATCCGGGATTTGATCACGACTCATGGTGGTGGGGGGTATCCGCCGGCGGATGCGATGGCCCCGGGGGATGTGGCCTCGTACACGTGGGTGACGCATCTGCTGCAGACGTCATGGTTCGACGCGCTCGCCTCCTATCACCCCACCGCGGTGGGGGTGTGCCCCACCGCGGTGGGGGTGTGCTCCCGTATCCCGCGCCGTCCGGTGGGGGAGTCGGCGACCAACCGGAACAGGAACATCGCGGGCCTGTATGCGATGTTCCAGGTGGTC
Proteins encoded:
- a CDS encoding NAD(P)/FAD-dependent oxidoreductase; this translates as MSSTVVGFSGDFDVIVIGGGPAGATTSALLAKRGRRVLVLDRERFPRYHVGESLIPGVMVPMEELGLKERMEAKGFERKYGGTLVWGNNEVPWNFSFTTGGRIPYAFHTRRADLDALLLDRARELGAFVVEDATVKDTLEEDGRVVGVRYALRGLSGTQEARASLVIDASGQARVIGRKYTEVNWNEQLRNVAVWTYFDNCHRLPGDEWSNILIEGTRDGWFWGIPIDKGVFSVGYVTRSALANESDKSLEDLFESEIASTTKLKELLKDSTQAAGYRTARDWSYTNERFHGQGWALVGDAAAFVDPLFSTGVALATLAGSTLSKVVDQILEHPHIEEKALDRYSTAYQEFFHDIRKFVEGFYDRSKTKGFYFNMAQEMVDPERENEAEVDFVKLISGLSGRQGGLFELNVDDLIEDTTPTPTST